The Paraburkholderia sp. PREW-6R genomic interval TGACGATCGCGGGTCTTGTGCTGCAGATTTCGCACAACGTGCAGGGGCATGCCACGATCGTGTTCTCGGACTTCTGGCCGGCGTTCCTCGTGGTCGGCCTCTTCTCGCTCATGTCGATTCCTGTCACGGCGCGCCTGCCGTTGAACGCCGGCGACGAAATCGCACGCGGCACGCGCGGACGCGCGTAAGACCTCGTGCCTGCGCTCGCGCCGGGTGTCGCAGCACGCGGCTGATGGATGGCGATGGCTTCGCAAACGCATGCCGCGCATGTTATAAGCCCAAGGCAGCGGTTCGTTATTTCAGATCAAACAGTCGTCCTGGGGGATATGCAATGAGGTTGTTCCGCAACGCCAAGTCGTCCACCAGCGGGTTTGCGCTGGTCGCGCTCGTCTCCGTTTCTACCGGCTTTCTCGAAGCCACGCCCGCCGTCGCGAAGGCGCCCTCGAAAACTCCGCCTGCCGTTCTGAGCGCGTCCGCCATTGCGGTTGCCGACAAGTACAGCGCCGATGCCGCCGAGCAGATTTTCAAGGAAGGCGGTAACGCAGTCGACGCCGCGGTCGCCATTGCCTTCACGCTTGCCGTCACGTACCCGGAAGCGGGCAACATCGGCGGCGGCGGCTTCATGACGCTTTATGTCGACGGCAAGCCTTACTTCCTCGACTATCGCGAACGTGCGCCGCTTGCCGCGACGAGGAACATGTACCTCGACGACAAGGGCGAGGTCATCAAAGGCATGAGCCTGTTCGGTTATCGCGCAGTGGGTGTGCCCGGCACGGTGGACGGCATGTGGCAGGCGCAACGCCGCTTCGGCAAGCTCAAGTGGAAACAGGTGCTGGCGCCGGCCATTCACTATGCGCGCGATGGCTTCGAAGTCGACCAGCAATTGCAGGACCGTCGCGACGCGGCCGCGAAAGACTTCGACGGCAAGACCAACTTCGACACTTACTTTGGCAATCTGAAGAAAGGCGTCAATTTCAAACAGCCCGATCTCGCCGCCGTGTTGCAGCGCATTTCGGATCAGGGCGCGAAAGATTTCTATCAGGGTAAGACGGCTGATCTGATCGCGGAATCCATGCGCGGTCATGGCCTCATCACCAAGGCCGACCTGCAGCAGTACAAGGCAGTCTGGCGTCAGCCGGTGCAGGCGGACTGGAACGGCTATCGCGTCTACACCGCGCCGCCGCCGAGCTCCGGTGGTATCGGGCTCGTGCAGCTGCTGAAGATGAAGGCGGATCTCGCGCCGGACTTCAAGGGCGTCGCGCTCAATTCCGCACAATACGTGCATCTGATCGCGGAGATCGAGAAGCGCGTGTTCGCCGATCGCGCGCAGTATCTCGGCGATCCTGACTTCTACAAGGTGCCGATCGCGCAACTCACCGACGACGCCTATCTCGCCAAACGCGCCGCGGAGGTCAATCCCGACACGCCGTCGGACACGAAAAGCGTGCAACCGGGGCTCGGTACGTCGATGCCGGAAAAAGCGGAAACCACGCACTTTTCCGTGATCGACAAATGGGGTAATGCGGTGTCGAACACTTACACCATCAACGGTTATTTTGGGTCGGGCGTGGTGGCAGATCGCACCGGCATCGTGCTGAACGACGAGATGGATGACTTCTCCGCCAAGCCGGGCGTCGCCAATATGTTCGGCGTGGTGGGCAGCGACGCGAATGCGATCGAGCCGAAGAAGCGCCCGCTTTCGTCGATGAGCCCGACCATTCTGACGAAGGACGGCAAGGTGTCGCTCGTGATCGGCACGCCTGGCGGCTCACGCATCTTTACGTCCATTTTCCAGGTGATCAACAACGTGTATGACTTCAACATGCCGCTGCCGGACGCCGTCGCCGCGATGCGCTTCCATCATCAGCTGTTGCCGCCGAACACGATCTTCTGGGAGCCGTACAAGCCGATCGACGGCGAACTTGCGAAGCAGATCGAAGCGAAGGGCTACACGCTGAAGGGCCAGGATTTCAGCGGCGACATTCAGGCGATCAAGGTGAACGGCGATACGCCGGAGGCCGCCGCCGATCCACGCGGCCGTGGCGTAACGCGGATCATCCCGTAACCGCTCGAGCGGTTCGAGCGGCTACAACGCACAAAAAGCCTCGCGTCCCATCCTGCGGGCGCGAGGCTTTTTTCTGCACGAGCGTCGTGCCGCTTATCAACCCGCCTGTTCGACCGGCGTCAAGGTGAGTTCAAGACGCTGCGCGCCGCGCAACACCGTCACGCTGACGGGCCTGTCGATCCGAGACGCATCCAGCGCGCGTTGCAGGCCGTCCACGTCCTGCACGGCGAGCGAATCGATCGCGACGATCGTGTCGTCGGTACCTAGACCCCCG includes:
- the ggt gene encoding gamma-glutamyltransferase produces the protein MRLFRNAKSSTSGFALVALVSVSTGFLEATPAVAKAPSKTPPAVLSASAIAVADKYSADAAEQIFKEGGNAVDAAVAIAFTLAVTYPEAGNIGGGGFMTLYVDGKPYFLDYRERAPLAATRNMYLDDKGEVIKGMSLFGYRAVGVPGTVDGMWQAQRRFGKLKWKQVLAPAIHYARDGFEVDQQLQDRRDAAAKDFDGKTNFDTYFGNLKKGVNFKQPDLAAVLQRISDQGAKDFYQGKTADLIAESMRGHGLITKADLQQYKAVWRQPVQADWNGYRVYTAPPPSSGGIGLVQLLKMKADLAPDFKGVALNSAQYVHLIAEIEKRVFADRAQYLGDPDFYKVPIAQLTDDAYLAKRAAEVNPDTPSDTKSVQPGLGTSMPEKAETTHFSVIDKWGNAVSNTYTINGYFGSGVVADRTGIVLNDEMDDFSAKPGVANMFGVVGSDANAIEPKKRPLSSMSPTILTKDGKVSLVIGTPGGSRIFTSIFQVINNVYDFNMPLPDAVAAMRFHHQLLPPNTIFWEPYKPIDGELAKQIEAKGYTLKGQDFSGDIQAIKVNGDTPEAAADPRGRGVTRIIP